The sequence CTTCAGATTCTCTTCTGAATCAGGCATGTCCATTTTATTCGCAACAATGATTTGAGGTCGCTCCGTTAAACGAAGATTGTATTGCTTAAGCTCTTCATTGATCGTCAGGTAATCCTCGTATGGATCTCTTCCTTCCATTCCACTCATATCGATCACATGGACAATGACACGCGTACGTTCTATATGACGCAGGAATTGGTGACCGAGTCCGACGCCTTCATGGGCTCCTTCAATCAATCCAGGCAAATCGGCCATAACGAAACTTCTGCCATCTCCCGTTTCAACCATCCCTAAATTCGGAACGATGGTAGTGAAATGATAGGAAGCAATTTTCGGCTTAGCTGCTGAAACGACTGAAAGCAAAGTGGATTTTCCGACACTCGGGAATCCTACCAATCCAACATCGGCCAGAAGCTTTAATTCCATTACGATATATCGCTCTTGTCCAGGCTCCCCTTTTTCAGAAAGCTCAGGAGCTGGGTTGGCAGGCGTAGCGAAACGGGAATTCCCTCTTCCACCCCGGCCACCTTTCGTAATCACGGCACGTTGACCATGCTGCACCAGGTCCGCAATCGTTTCACCTGTGTCATCATCCTTCACGACTGTTCCAGGTGGAACTTTGACAACCATATCTTCCGCATTGCGTCCATGCTGATTCTTACTCATCCCGTGCTCTCCACGAGGTGCCTTGAAATGACGTTGATAGCGGAAATCCATTAAGGTTCTTAAACCTTCATCCACTTCGAAAATAACGTCTGCACCGTGACCGCCATCTCCTCCGGCGGGACCACCTTTAGGTACATATTTCTCACGACGGAAGGCAACCATACCGTTTCCGCCGTCACCACCCTTTGTATAAACCTTGACCTGATCTATAAACATACTTTCACTCCTAACTTATCCGTGCAATAGTTGAATTTCCGCCTGTATTGAGGCGACTATCCAGCCATTACATGAATGACAAGAACCTCTTCTTGAAGCTGTTCTATTTCTATATTTTCTCCGTTTGATTGTTGATCTTTAATCCAGTCTTCTACCACGCTCGTACTCTTTAGTATACCTGTGAAATCAAATATCAAACGGGAATGTTCTTTTGTAATGTTCAGTAAGATGGATAATTGATTCTCTACATTGTTCATTACATTTGATTCAAGGAATTCCAGAAACTCCTTGCACCAGTTGTAAAGTCTTCGGTCTTCAAGCCCGTGTGCGGACTCCAATTGAAGTACTTCAAAATCCAGCTTAATCAAATGTCTTGACCAATTATATGTTAATATCCACTCTGCCAATAATGGAAGTTTTAAATTCGATAGCTTTGATTCATTTTGTGCAACAAGGACCATTTCTTCAATCACTTGCTTCGCCCGCTCCACACGATCAAGATCCAGGTTACCTTTAATTAATTGCAGATCATTCATCCAGTCGTGACGAGCATGTCGTAACGCCTCGACTACACCCCAATTT is a genomic window of Rossellomorea sp. y25 containing:
- the obgE gene encoding GTPase ObgE: MFIDQVKVYTKGGDGGNGMVAFRREKYVPKGGPAGGDGGHGADVIFEVDEGLRTLMDFRYQRHFKAPRGEHGMSKNQHGRNAEDMVVKVPPGTVVKDDDTGETIADLVQHGQRAVITKGGRGGRGNSRFATPANPAPELSEKGEPGQERYIVMELKLLADVGLVGFPSVGKSTLLSVVSAAKPKIASYHFTTIVPNLGMVETGDGRSFVMADLPGLIEGAHEGVGLGHQFLRHIERTRVIVHVIDMSGMEGRDPYEDYLTINEELKQYNLRLTERPQIIVANKMDMPDSEENLKIFKEKLQEDYPVFPISAVTRQGLSELLYAVADKVETTSEFPIHEEEETGIHRVVYKHEEEEKEFEITRDPDGTFVVSGAKIERLFKMTDFSREDSTRRFARQLRSYGVDEALRERGAENGDTIRLLKYEFEFVD
- a CDS encoding Spo0B C-terminal domain-containing protein — translated: MSENWGVVEALRHARHDWMNDLQLIKGNLDLDRVERAKQVIEEMVLVAQNESKLSNLKLPLLAEWILTYNWSRHLIKLDFEVLQLESAHGLEDRRLYNWCKEFLEFLESNVMNNVENQLSILLNITKEHSRLIFDFTGILKSTSVVEDWIKDQQSNGENIEIEQLQEEVLVIHVMAG